From the genome of Bactrocera oleae isolate idBacOlea1 chromosome 2, idBacOlea1, whole genome shotgun sequence, one region includes:
- the Epp gene encoding ecdysteroid-phosphate phosphatase isoform X3, protein MAQLPPRKNLTPTRISKQHLSPLQTLLQMGFTKHRAEKALAATGNRGVQIASDWLLAHVNDSTLDENCPREYILYACPTGSFLHQLEEFWNKSRKMCGWNGAHNYVPHITLVSFFKAPDESSLHLSKALKQVVDMSGPLLDRPLKLEPYLSQNFMGFFVAEDDANYLKRLSLQYVKEVSNSIISDTYEQLDAIVACFPWCGAVSSGTRCIPRSSRSISLEPHVKSLHLTLAYQFPQNQFNSLKSLVESLNATSASNWELRLYSRDPRLTTKQVHKVVYPHSPHEIDELELRIGDYIYLNTDAVDNSSDGWAEGISWLTGSVGHLPVNYTERTAESDAWTLHRVVQLSKSTTSSLISAEEIDIVDGHSISIDHDKNVIVALSHELIEGNSFNEESENSVEKYLRKTLKPCLDLPLVQGNHNSMPNSGPLPQPQHIHHQSECILQQETPSFEISSPHAMEVAKRRRDMEIMVEPISISTPRADDTLSINSDRSNEATSLEASPNKSRRLYIMRHGERVDFTFGTWIPYCFDEFNNYVRKDLNMPRKLPRRQRCPDGWQNDSPLTNIGLYQAKLTGEALLECNARIDHVYCSPAYRCVQTCISTLEGLHSRNKFKVKLEPGLFEWMAWYPDGVPDWMSKSELLDADYNIDTSYQPFISDTKLNECVKETTEEFYTRNYETLRKIIGTTKGNILIVAHATTLDTCTRQLIGAEPRSTNELRQVIHKIPYCSLGVVEEMETGVWKLVEPECLPVTHSKNPRFEWNVLTAT, encoded by the exons ATGGCCCAACTCCCGCCGCGAAAGAACCTAACACCAACAAGAATTTCAAAGCAGCACTTATCACCGTTGCAGACATTACTGCAAATGGGTTTTACTAAGCACAGAGC AGAAAAAGCATTGGCAGCAACTGGTAATCGAGGTGTTCAAATCGCGTCTGATTGGCTGCTTGCGCATGTTAATGATTCAACTTTGGATGAAAATTGTCCGCGAGAATATATTCTGTACGCATGCCCTACTGGTTCATTTTTGCATCAACTGGAGGAATTCTGGAACAAATCACGGAAAATGTGTGGTTGGAACGGAGCTCATAATTATGTTCCACATATCACATTGGTTTCATTTTTTAAG GCCCCTGATGAAAGTTCATTACATCTATCTAAAGCCTTAAAACAAGTAGTTGATATGAGTGGACCACTTCTAGATCGACCATTGAAACTTGAGCCTTATTTGAGTCAAAATTTTATGGGATTTTTTGTAGCCGaggatgacgcaaactatttgaAACGGCTTTCATTACAGTATGTGAAGGAGGTTTCCAATTCAA tCATAAGCGATACATACGAGCAGCTTGATGCAATAGTTGCTTGCTTCCCATGGTGCGGTGCTGTTTCATCCGGTACACGTTGTATACCGCGTAGTAGTCGAT cAATATCTTTGGAGCCGCATGTAAAATCACTACATCTTACCTTAGCATATCAGTTTCCGCAGAATCAATTTAATTCACTGAAATCCCTAGTGGAATCACTCAATGCAACTTCTGCCTCTAATTGGGAGCTGCGTCTGTACTCGCGCGACCCACGACTAACCACAAAACAA GTACACAAAGTGGTGTATCCTCATAGCCCCCATGAAATCGATGAATTGGAGTTGCGCATCGgcgattatatttatttgaacacGGATGCTGTAGACAATTCCAGCGATGGTTGGGCTGAGGGTATTTCCTGGCTAACAGGAAGTGTTGGTCACCTACCTGTGAATTACACTGAACGAACCGCTGAATCAGACGCGTGGACACTTCACCGCGTTGTACAGTTATCTAAATCAACGACCTCATCTTTGATATCGGCTGAAGAAATTGACATTGTGGATGGTCATAGCATTTCTATTGATCACGATAAAA ATGTGATAGTTGCCTTGTCTCATGAATTAATAGAGGGCAATTCTTTTAATGAGGAATCCGAGAACAGTGTGGAAAAATACTTGCGCAAAACTTTAAAACCTTGTTTAGATTTGCCACTTGTACAAGGTAATCACAACTCAATGCCAAACAGTGGTCCATTACCACAACCACAACATATACATCACCAGTCGGAATGCATTTTACAACAAGAAACACCCAGCTTCGAAATTAGTTCGCCACATGCAATGGAAGTGGCCAAGAGACGAAGAGACATGGAGATAATGGTGGAGCCTATTAGTATTTCAACACCACGTGCAGATGACACGCTTAGTAtaaattccgatcgttcaaatGAAGCTACAAGCCTTGAGGCATCGCCGAACAAAAGTCGTAGATTATATATAATGCGACATGGTGAACGTGTTGATTTTACCTTCGGGACATGGATACCTTATTGTTTCGATGAGTTCAACAATTATGTGCGCAAGGATTTAAATATGCCCAGGAAATTACCACGAAG GCAAAGATGTCCAGACGGTTGGCAAAATGATTCACCGCTCACAAACATTGGACTTTATCAAGCGAAATTGACAGGTGAAGCGTTACTTGAATGCAATGCTCGAATCGACCATGTTTACTGCTCTCCAGCTTATCGCTGTGTTCAAACATGTATAAGTACACTAGAAG GTTTACACTCGCGTAACAAATTCAAAGTTAAATTAGAGCCGGGTTTGTTTGAATGGATGGCTTGGTATCCGGATGGTGTGCCAGATTGGATGAGTAAGTCAGAGCTGCTAGATGCTGATTACAACATAGATACAAGTTATCAACCTTTTATTTCTGACACTAAATTGAATGAGTGCGTCAAGGAAACCACAGAAGAGTTTTATACTCGTAATTATGAAACTTTACGAAAAATCATTGGTACTACAA AGGGAAACATTTTAATAGTGGCGCATGCCACCACCCTTGACACGTGTACACGGCAGTTAATTGGTGCCGAACCACGTTCTACAAATGAACTGCGTCAAGTAATACATAAGATACCATATTGCAGTTTAGGCGTTGTTGAAGAAATGGAGACCGGTGTATGGAAATTGGTGGAACCGGAATGTTTACCGGTGACACATTCGAAAAATCCTCGATTTGAATGGAATGTACTTACTGCCACATAG
- the Epp gene encoding ecdysteroid-phosphate phosphatase isoform X2 yields the protein MAQLPPRKNLTPTRISKQHLSPLQTLLQMGFTKHRAEKALAATGNRGVQIASDWLLAHVNDSTLDENCPREYILYACPTGSFLHQLEEFWNKSRKMCGWNGAHNYVPHITLVSFFKAPDESSLHLSKALKQVVDMSGPLLDRPLKLEPYLSQNFMGFFVAEDDANYLKRLSLQYVKEVSNSIISDTYEQLDAIVACFPWCGAVSSGTRCIPRSSRSISLEPHVKSLHLTLAYQFPQNQFNSLKSLVESLNATSASNWELRLYSRDPRLTTKQVHKVVYPHSPHEIDELELRIGDYIYLNTDAVDNSSDGWAEGISWLTGSVGHLPVNYTERTAESDAWTLHRVVQLSKSTTSSLISAEEIDIVDGHSISIDHDKSEKDVIVALSHELIEGNSFNEESENSVEKYLRKTLKPCLDLPLVQGNHNSMPNSGPLPQPQHIHHQSECILQQETPSFEISSPHAMEVAKRRRDMEIMVEPISISTPRADDTLSINSDRSNEATSLEASPNKSRRLYIMRHGERVDFTFGTWIPYCFDEFNNYVRKDLNMPRKLPRRQRCPDGWQNDSPLTNIGLYQAKLTGEALLECNARIDHVYCSPAYRCVQTCISTLEGLHSRNKFKVKLEPGLFEWMAWYPDGVPDWMSKSELLDADYNIDTSYQPFISDTKLNECVKETTEEFYTRNYETLRKIIGTTKGNILIVAHATTLDTCTRQLIGAEPRSTNELRQVIHKIPYCSLGVVEEMETGVWKLVEPECLPVTHSKNPRFEWNVLTAT from the exons ATGGCCCAACTCCCGCCGCGAAAGAACCTAACACCAACAAGAATTTCAAAGCAGCACTTATCACCGTTGCAGACATTACTGCAAATGGGTTTTACTAAGCACAGAGC AGAAAAAGCATTGGCAGCAACTGGTAATCGAGGTGTTCAAATCGCGTCTGATTGGCTGCTTGCGCATGTTAATGATTCAACTTTGGATGAAAATTGTCCGCGAGAATATATTCTGTACGCATGCCCTACTGGTTCATTTTTGCATCAACTGGAGGAATTCTGGAACAAATCACGGAAAATGTGTGGTTGGAACGGAGCTCATAATTATGTTCCACATATCACATTGGTTTCATTTTTTAAG GCCCCTGATGAAAGTTCATTACATCTATCTAAAGCCTTAAAACAAGTAGTTGATATGAGTGGACCACTTCTAGATCGACCATTGAAACTTGAGCCTTATTTGAGTCAAAATTTTATGGGATTTTTTGTAGCCGaggatgacgcaaactatttgaAACGGCTTTCATTACAGTATGTGAAGGAGGTTTCCAATTCAA tCATAAGCGATACATACGAGCAGCTTGATGCAATAGTTGCTTGCTTCCCATGGTGCGGTGCTGTTTCATCCGGTACACGTTGTATACCGCGTAGTAGTCGAT cAATATCTTTGGAGCCGCATGTAAAATCACTACATCTTACCTTAGCATATCAGTTTCCGCAGAATCAATTTAATTCACTGAAATCCCTAGTGGAATCACTCAATGCAACTTCTGCCTCTAATTGGGAGCTGCGTCTGTACTCGCGCGACCCACGACTAACCACAAAACAA GTACACAAAGTGGTGTATCCTCATAGCCCCCATGAAATCGATGAATTGGAGTTGCGCATCGgcgattatatttatttgaacacGGATGCTGTAGACAATTCCAGCGATGGTTGGGCTGAGGGTATTTCCTGGCTAACAGGAAGTGTTGGTCACCTACCTGTGAATTACACTGAACGAACCGCTGAATCAGACGCGTGGACACTTCACCGCGTTGTACAGTTATCTAAATCAACGACCTCATCTTTGATATCGGCTGAAGAAATTGACATTGTGGATGGTCATAGCATTTCTATTGATCACGATAAAAGTGAGAAAG ATGTGATAGTTGCCTTGTCTCATGAATTAATAGAGGGCAATTCTTTTAATGAGGAATCCGAGAACAGTGTGGAAAAATACTTGCGCAAAACTTTAAAACCTTGTTTAGATTTGCCACTTGTACAAGGTAATCACAACTCAATGCCAAACAGTGGTCCATTACCACAACCACAACATATACATCACCAGTCGGAATGCATTTTACAACAAGAAACACCCAGCTTCGAAATTAGTTCGCCACATGCAATGGAAGTGGCCAAGAGACGAAGAGACATGGAGATAATGGTGGAGCCTATTAGTATTTCAACACCACGTGCAGATGACACGCTTAGTAtaaattccgatcgttcaaatGAAGCTACAAGCCTTGAGGCATCGCCGAACAAAAGTCGTAGATTATATATAATGCGACATGGTGAACGTGTTGATTTTACCTTCGGGACATGGATACCTTATTGTTTCGATGAGTTCAACAATTATGTGCGCAAGGATTTAAATATGCCCAGGAAATTACCACGAAG GCAAAGATGTCCAGACGGTTGGCAAAATGATTCACCGCTCACAAACATTGGACTTTATCAAGCGAAATTGACAGGTGAAGCGTTACTTGAATGCAATGCTCGAATCGACCATGTTTACTGCTCTCCAGCTTATCGCTGTGTTCAAACATGTATAAGTACACTAGAAG GTTTACACTCGCGTAACAAATTCAAAGTTAAATTAGAGCCGGGTTTGTTTGAATGGATGGCTTGGTATCCGGATGGTGTGCCAGATTGGATGAGTAAGTCAGAGCTGCTAGATGCTGATTACAACATAGATACAAGTTATCAACCTTTTATTTCTGACACTAAATTGAATGAGTGCGTCAAGGAAACCACAGAAGAGTTTTATACTCGTAATTATGAAACTTTACGAAAAATCATTGGTACTACAA AGGGAAACATTTTAATAGTGGCGCATGCCACCACCCTTGACACGTGTACACGGCAGTTAATTGGTGCCGAACCACGTTCTACAAATGAACTGCGTCAAGTAATACATAAGATACCATATTGCAGTTTAGGCGTTGTTGAAGAAATGGAGACCGGTGTATGGAAATTGGTGGAACCGGAATGTTTACCGGTGACACATTCGAAAAATCCTCGATTTGAATGGAATGTACTTACTGCCACATAG
- the Epp gene encoding ecdysteroid-phosphate phosphatase isoform X1 has product MAQLPPRKNLTPTRISKQHLSPLQTLLQMGFTKHRAEKALAATGNRGVQIASDWLLAHVNDSTLDENCPREYILYACPTGSFLHQLEEFWNKSRKMCGWNGAHNYVPHITLVSFFKAPDESSLHLSKALKQVVDMSGPLLDRPLKLEPYLSQNFMGFFVAEDDANYLKRLSLQYVKEVSNSIISDTYEQLDAIVACFPWCGAVSSGTRCIPRSSRSISLEPHVKSLHLTLAYQFPQNQFNSLKSLVESLNATSASNWELRLYSRDPRLTTKQVHKVVYPHSPHEIDELELRIGDYIYLNTDAVDNSSDGWAEGISWLTGSVGHLPVNYTERTAESDAWTLHRVVQLSKSTTSSLISAEEIDIVDGHSISIDHDKSEKGLHHQNVIVALSHELIEGNSFNEESENSVEKYLRKTLKPCLDLPLVQGNHNSMPNSGPLPQPQHIHHQSECILQQETPSFEISSPHAMEVAKRRRDMEIMVEPISISTPRADDTLSINSDRSNEATSLEASPNKSRRLYIMRHGERVDFTFGTWIPYCFDEFNNYVRKDLNMPRKLPRRQRCPDGWQNDSPLTNIGLYQAKLTGEALLECNARIDHVYCSPAYRCVQTCISTLEGLHSRNKFKVKLEPGLFEWMAWYPDGVPDWMSKSELLDADYNIDTSYQPFISDTKLNECVKETTEEFYTRNYETLRKIIGTTKGNILIVAHATTLDTCTRQLIGAEPRSTNELRQVIHKIPYCSLGVVEEMETGVWKLVEPECLPVTHSKNPRFEWNVLTAT; this is encoded by the exons ATGGCCCAACTCCCGCCGCGAAAGAACCTAACACCAACAAGAATTTCAAAGCAGCACTTATCACCGTTGCAGACATTACTGCAAATGGGTTTTACTAAGCACAGAGC AGAAAAAGCATTGGCAGCAACTGGTAATCGAGGTGTTCAAATCGCGTCTGATTGGCTGCTTGCGCATGTTAATGATTCAACTTTGGATGAAAATTGTCCGCGAGAATATATTCTGTACGCATGCCCTACTGGTTCATTTTTGCATCAACTGGAGGAATTCTGGAACAAATCACGGAAAATGTGTGGTTGGAACGGAGCTCATAATTATGTTCCACATATCACATTGGTTTCATTTTTTAAG GCCCCTGATGAAAGTTCATTACATCTATCTAAAGCCTTAAAACAAGTAGTTGATATGAGTGGACCACTTCTAGATCGACCATTGAAACTTGAGCCTTATTTGAGTCAAAATTTTATGGGATTTTTTGTAGCCGaggatgacgcaaactatttgaAACGGCTTTCATTACAGTATGTGAAGGAGGTTTCCAATTCAA tCATAAGCGATACATACGAGCAGCTTGATGCAATAGTTGCTTGCTTCCCATGGTGCGGTGCTGTTTCATCCGGTACACGTTGTATACCGCGTAGTAGTCGAT cAATATCTTTGGAGCCGCATGTAAAATCACTACATCTTACCTTAGCATATCAGTTTCCGCAGAATCAATTTAATTCACTGAAATCCCTAGTGGAATCACTCAATGCAACTTCTGCCTCTAATTGGGAGCTGCGTCTGTACTCGCGCGACCCACGACTAACCACAAAACAA GTACACAAAGTGGTGTATCCTCATAGCCCCCATGAAATCGATGAATTGGAGTTGCGCATCGgcgattatatttatttgaacacGGATGCTGTAGACAATTCCAGCGATGGTTGGGCTGAGGGTATTTCCTGGCTAACAGGAAGTGTTGGTCACCTACCTGTGAATTACACTGAACGAACCGCTGAATCAGACGCGTGGACACTTCACCGCGTTGTACAGTTATCTAAATCAACGACCTCATCTTTGATATCGGCTGAAGAAATTGACATTGTGGATGGTCATAGCATTTCTATTGATCACGATAAAAGTGAGAAAGGTTTACATCATCAAA ATGTGATAGTTGCCTTGTCTCATGAATTAATAGAGGGCAATTCTTTTAATGAGGAATCCGAGAACAGTGTGGAAAAATACTTGCGCAAAACTTTAAAACCTTGTTTAGATTTGCCACTTGTACAAGGTAATCACAACTCAATGCCAAACAGTGGTCCATTACCACAACCACAACATATACATCACCAGTCGGAATGCATTTTACAACAAGAAACACCCAGCTTCGAAATTAGTTCGCCACATGCAATGGAAGTGGCCAAGAGACGAAGAGACATGGAGATAATGGTGGAGCCTATTAGTATTTCAACACCACGTGCAGATGACACGCTTAGTAtaaattccgatcgttcaaatGAAGCTACAAGCCTTGAGGCATCGCCGAACAAAAGTCGTAGATTATATATAATGCGACATGGTGAACGTGTTGATTTTACCTTCGGGACATGGATACCTTATTGTTTCGATGAGTTCAACAATTATGTGCGCAAGGATTTAAATATGCCCAGGAAATTACCACGAAG GCAAAGATGTCCAGACGGTTGGCAAAATGATTCACCGCTCACAAACATTGGACTTTATCAAGCGAAATTGACAGGTGAAGCGTTACTTGAATGCAATGCTCGAATCGACCATGTTTACTGCTCTCCAGCTTATCGCTGTGTTCAAACATGTATAAGTACACTAGAAG GTTTACACTCGCGTAACAAATTCAAAGTTAAATTAGAGCCGGGTTTGTTTGAATGGATGGCTTGGTATCCGGATGGTGTGCCAGATTGGATGAGTAAGTCAGAGCTGCTAGATGCTGATTACAACATAGATACAAGTTATCAACCTTTTATTTCTGACACTAAATTGAATGAGTGCGTCAAGGAAACCACAGAAGAGTTTTATACTCGTAATTATGAAACTTTACGAAAAATCATTGGTACTACAA AGGGAAACATTTTAATAGTGGCGCATGCCACCACCCTTGACACGTGTACACGGCAGTTAATTGGTGCCGAACCACGTTCTACAAATGAACTGCGTCAAGTAATACATAAGATACCATATTGCAGTTTAGGCGTTGTTGAAGAAATGGAGACCGGTGTATGGAAATTGGTGGAACCGGAATGTTTACCGGTGACACATTCGAAAAATCCTCGATTTGAATGGAATGTACTTACTGCCACATAG
- the Epp gene encoding ecdysteroid-phosphate phosphatase isoform X6, translating to MVIAFLLITIKVRKVYIIKVDVIVALSHELIEGNSFNEESENSVEKYLRKTLKPCLDLPLVQGNHNSMPNSGPLPQPQHIHHQSECILQQETPSFEISSPHAMEVAKRRRDMEIMVEPISISTPRADDTLSINSDRSNEATSLEASPNKSRRLYIMRHGERVDFTFGTWIPYCFDEFNNYVRKDLNMPRKLPRRQRCPDGWQNDSPLTNIGLYQAKLTGEALLECNARIDHVYCSPAYRCVQTCISTLEGLHSRNKFKVKLEPGLFEWMAWYPDGVPDWMSKSELLDADYNIDTSYQPFISDTKLNECVKETTEEFYTRNYETLRKIIGTTKGNILIVAHATTLDTCTRQLIGAEPRSTNELRQVIHKIPYCSLGVVEEMETGVWKLVEPECLPVTHSKNPRFEWNVLTAT from the exons ATGGTCATAGCATTTCTATTGATCACGATAAAAGTGAGAAAGGTTTACATCATCAAAGTCG ATGTGATAGTTGCCTTGTCTCATGAATTAATAGAGGGCAATTCTTTTAATGAGGAATCCGAGAACAGTGTGGAAAAATACTTGCGCAAAACTTTAAAACCTTGTTTAGATTTGCCACTTGTACAAGGTAATCACAACTCAATGCCAAACAGTGGTCCATTACCACAACCACAACATATACATCACCAGTCGGAATGCATTTTACAACAAGAAACACCCAGCTTCGAAATTAGTTCGCCACATGCAATGGAAGTGGCCAAGAGACGAAGAGACATGGAGATAATGGTGGAGCCTATTAGTATTTCAACACCACGTGCAGATGACACGCTTAGTAtaaattccgatcgttcaaatGAAGCTACAAGCCTTGAGGCATCGCCGAACAAAAGTCGTAGATTATATATAATGCGACATGGTGAACGTGTTGATTTTACCTTCGGGACATGGATACCTTATTGTTTCGATGAGTTCAACAATTATGTGCGCAAGGATTTAAATATGCCCAGGAAATTACCACGAAG GCAAAGATGTCCAGACGGTTGGCAAAATGATTCACCGCTCACAAACATTGGACTTTATCAAGCGAAATTGACAGGTGAAGCGTTACTTGAATGCAATGCTCGAATCGACCATGTTTACTGCTCTCCAGCTTATCGCTGTGTTCAAACATGTATAAGTACACTAGAAG GTTTACACTCGCGTAACAAATTCAAAGTTAAATTAGAGCCGGGTTTGTTTGAATGGATGGCTTGGTATCCGGATGGTGTGCCAGATTGGATGAGTAAGTCAGAGCTGCTAGATGCTGATTACAACATAGATACAAGTTATCAACCTTTTATTTCTGACACTAAATTGAATGAGTGCGTCAAGGAAACCACAGAAGAGTTTTATACTCGTAATTATGAAACTTTACGAAAAATCATTGGTACTACAA AGGGAAACATTTTAATAGTGGCGCATGCCACCACCCTTGACACGTGTACACGGCAGTTAATTGGTGCCGAACCACGTTCTACAAATGAACTGCGTCAAGTAATACATAAGATACCATATTGCAGTTTAGGCGTTGTTGAAGAAATGGAGACCGGTGTATGGAAATTGGTGGAACCGGAATGTTTACCGGTGACACATTCGAAAAATCCTCGATTTGAATGGAATGTACTTACTGCCACATAG
- the Epp gene encoding ecdysteroid-phosphate phosphatase isoform X4 — MAQLPPRKNLTPTRISKQHLSPLQTLLQMGFTKHRAEKALAATGNRGVQIASDWLLAHVNDSTLDENCPREYILYACPTGSFLHQLEEFWNKSRKMCGWNGAHNYVPHITLVSFFKAPDESSLHLSKALKQVVDMSGPLLDRPLKLEPYLSQNFMGFFVAEDDANYLKRLSLQYVKEVSNSTISLEPHVKSLHLTLAYQFPQNQFNSLKSLVESLNATSASNWELRLYSRDPRLTTKQVHKVVYPHSPHEIDELELRIGDYIYLNTDAVDNSSDGWAEGISWLTGSVGHLPVNYTERTAESDAWTLHRVVQLSKSTTSSLISAEEIDIVDGHSISIDHDKSEKGLHHQNVIVALSHELIEGNSFNEESENSVEKYLRKTLKPCLDLPLVQGNHNSMPNSGPLPQPQHIHHQSECILQQETPSFEISSPHAMEVAKRRRDMEIMVEPISISTPRADDTLSINSDRSNEATSLEASPNKSRRLYIMRHGERVDFTFGTWIPYCFDEFNNYVRKDLNMPRKLPRRQRCPDGWQNDSPLTNIGLYQAKLTGEALLECNARIDHVYCSPAYRCVQTCISTLEGLHSRNKFKVKLEPGLFEWMAWYPDGVPDWMSKSELLDADYNIDTSYQPFISDTKLNECVKETTEEFYTRNYETLRKIIGTTKGNILIVAHATTLDTCTRQLIGAEPRSTNELRQVIHKIPYCSLGVVEEMETGVWKLVEPECLPVTHSKNPRFEWNVLTAT; from the exons ATGGCCCAACTCCCGCCGCGAAAGAACCTAACACCAACAAGAATTTCAAAGCAGCACTTATCACCGTTGCAGACATTACTGCAAATGGGTTTTACTAAGCACAGAGC AGAAAAAGCATTGGCAGCAACTGGTAATCGAGGTGTTCAAATCGCGTCTGATTGGCTGCTTGCGCATGTTAATGATTCAACTTTGGATGAAAATTGTCCGCGAGAATATATTCTGTACGCATGCCCTACTGGTTCATTTTTGCATCAACTGGAGGAATTCTGGAACAAATCACGGAAAATGTGTGGTTGGAACGGAGCTCATAATTATGTTCCACATATCACATTGGTTTCATTTTTTAAG GCCCCTGATGAAAGTTCATTACATCTATCTAAAGCCTTAAAACAAGTAGTTGATATGAGTGGACCACTTCTAGATCGACCATTGAAACTTGAGCCTTATTTGAGTCAAAATTTTATGGGATTTTTTGTAGCCGaggatgacgcaaactatttgaAACGGCTTTCATTACAGTATGTGAAGGAGGTTTCCAATTCAA cAATATCTTTGGAGCCGCATGTAAAATCACTACATCTTACCTTAGCATATCAGTTTCCGCAGAATCAATTTAATTCACTGAAATCCCTAGTGGAATCACTCAATGCAACTTCTGCCTCTAATTGGGAGCTGCGTCTGTACTCGCGCGACCCACGACTAACCACAAAACAA GTACACAAAGTGGTGTATCCTCATAGCCCCCATGAAATCGATGAATTGGAGTTGCGCATCGgcgattatatttatttgaacacGGATGCTGTAGACAATTCCAGCGATGGTTGGGCTGAGGGTATTTCCTGGCTAACAGGAAGTGTTGGTCACCTACCTGTGAATTACACTGAACGAACCGCTGAATCAGACGCGTGGACACTTCACCGCGTTGTACAGTTATCTAAATCAACGACCTCATCTTTGATATCGGCTGAAGAAATTGACATTGTGGATGGTCATAGCATTTCTATTGATCACGATAAAAGTGAGAAAGGTTTACATCATCAAA ATGTGATAGTTGCCTTGTCTCATGAATTAATAGAGGGCAATTCTTTTAATGAGGAATCCGAGAACAGTGTGGAAAAATACTTGCGCAAAACTTTAAAACCTTGTTTAGATTTGCCACTTGTACAAGGTAATCACAACTCAATGCCAAACAGTGGTCCATTACCACAACCACAACATATACATCACCAGTCGGAATGCATTTTACAACAAGAAACACCCAGCTTCGAAATTAGTTCGCCACATGCAATGGAAGTGGCCAAGAGACGAAGAGACATGGAGATAATGGTGGAGCCTATTAGTATTTCAACACCACGTGCAGATGACACGCTTAGTAtaaattccgatcgttcaaatGAAGCTACAAGCCTTGAGGCATCGCCGAACAAAAGTCGTAGATTATATATAATGCGACATGGTGAACGTGTTGATTTTACCTTCGGGACATGGATACCTTATTGTTTCGATGAGTTCAACAATTATGTGCGCAAGGATTTAAATATGCCCAGGAAATTACCACGAAG GCAAAGATGTCCAGACGGTTGGCAAAATGATTCACCGCTCACAAACATTGGACTTTATCAAGCGAAATTGACAGGTGAAGCGTTACTTGAATGCAATGCTCGAATCGACCATGTTTACTGCTCTCCAGCTTATCGCTGTGTTCAAACATGTATAAGTACACTAGAAG GTTTACACTCGCGTAACAAATTCAAAGTTAAATTAGAGCCGGGTTTGTTTGAATGGATGGCTTGGTATCCGGATGGTGTGCCAGATTGGATGAGTAAGTCAGAGCTGCTAGATGCTGATTACAACATAGATACAAGTTATCAACCTTTTATTTCTGACACTAAATTGAATGAGTGCGTCAAGGAAACCACAGAAGAGTTTTATACTCGTAATTATGAAACTTTACGAAAAATCATTGGTACTACAA AGGGAAACATTTTAATAGTGGCGCATGCCACCACCCTTGACACGTGTACACGGCAGTTAATTGGTGCCGAACCACGTTCTACAAATGAACTGCGTCAAGTAATACATAAGATACCATATTGCAGTTTAGGCGTTGTTGAAGAAATGGAGACCGGTGTATGGAAATTGGTGGAACCGGAATGTTTACCGGTGACACATTCGAAAAATCCTCGATTTGAATGGAATGTACTTACTGCCACATAG